The segment ATAGAAGACAGCGGACTGAAAGGCTTCGCCATAGGCGGAGCTCAGGTTTCCACCAAGCACTGCGGCTTCATAGTGAACATAAACAGCGCTACTGCCAAAGATATCCTGGATTTGATCGATCATATCATTAAAACCGTAAAGGACAATTTTAACGTTATCCTTGAACCCGAGGTAAAGATAATCGGTGAAGATTAATCTCATTTTTCTACCCCAGCCAACACCCCCACGGACACCTTGACTGCCCCTGCCTTTAAAAGCTCTTTGGAACAGGCACGTACCGTCGCACCGGTGGTAAAAACATCATCAACCAAAAGAACCCTTCGACCCCGAACTGCTTCGGGGTTTTTTATTTCAAAAGCGTCTTTGAGATTTACCAGCCTCTCGCTTTTATTTAAATCTCTCTGATGGAGGGTATCTTTTACCTTTACCAGTGCCTTCAGATCCAATTCCGGGGAAGGGTACGAAATTTGCGAGACCTTTTGAAATATCCCTTTTGCCATCATCTCGCTTTGGTTGTAGCCCCTTTCCTTCAGACTATTTTCATGGAGGGGCACAGGTATGATCACTTCAAAATCCGGGTGCCCAAACCCCGAGATATGCTCCCCTACCAATTCTCCCATGAAGGCGCAAAGCCCGGGTCTGTTACCGAATTTCATCAGGTGCACTATATCCTTTATGCTTCCTTCGTATAGATAAGGAGCATACACCTTTTCAATCGAGGTGTTCTCCCAATCGTCGCCCTGCACCTTTCCTGCAACTTCCTCCAACCCTTTCACGCACTTGCTGCAAAGGTGGTCCTCTGTGAAAAAAAGTACCCGCTTGCACACTGGGCATCTTCCGTTTTCTAGAAACAAAGCCTCCTTTAAGATATCTAACATCTTAGTCCTCCATAATGGCATGGGCTCTGATTCTGTCCCGAAGCCCAGTTTTTCTCATCACAGTGTTTATGTTTTCTATCATAGCCTTTAAGTAGGTTCTATGTCCCACCAGAACAACAAGTTCCTTGCCCCTTGTGATAGCTGTATAAAGGAGATTTCTGTTAAGAAGCATTCTCGGCCCTTGAAATACGGGCATCACCACTACCTTGAACTCGCTTCCCTGGCTTTTATGAACGGTAATTGCATAAGAGAGTATCAGTTCGTCCATTTGTTCAAATGAATATATTACCTGTTTGTCATCGTCAAAGATTACGGTAGCATTTTTACCTTGTTGATTTATCTTTTTTATTATGCCGATATCTCCGTTAAAAACCCCTTGGCCCTCTTCCTGGGTATTTAAATCAAGCCATTCTATATTGTAATTGTTCTTGATCTGCATCACCTTATCCCCTTCCCTGTATACCGTAGACATGAACGTCCGTTCCTCCTTGTCCGGGGAGGGTGGGTTTAAGTTAAGCTGCAAGAGCTTATTCAGCTCATTGATGCCGGCGGCTCCTTTTTTCATGGGGGTTACCACCTGTATATCTTCAAAAAAATCGTAGCCGTTGTAATTTTTAAGCCTGTGGGTGCATATGTCTAATATGGTCTTTCGCACCTTTTCCCCCGTATTGCAGTTGATAAAGTAAAAGTCTTTTTCCTTGTCGTTTACCATGGGCATCTCCCCATTATTTATCTTATGGGCATTTACTACTATCATGCTCTCTTGGGCCTGCCTGAATATCTTGTTGAGGACAACCAGGCTGACCTGATTGCTGTCTATTATGTCCTTTAAAACATTTCCCGGACCTACTGACGGAAGCTGGTTAATATCTCCTACCAGAATAAGCCTTGTGCCAAGTCTGATGGCCTTTAAAAGATGGTTCATCAGAAGTATGTCTATCATCGATGCCTCATCTACGATAACAACGTCATATTCCAGTGGATTTTCTTCGTTCTTATCAAAGGTCTGTTCCGCTTCGTTCTCAGAATATCCAAATTCCAGCATCCTGTGAATGGTCTTAGCTTCAAATCCGGTGGCCTCGCTCATCCTTTTAGCAGCTCTTCCGGTGGGAGCTGCTAGGGCTATATCGTAATCAAGCTGCTGAAATATCTCAAGTATGCACTTTATTATCGTTGTCTTGCCTGTGCCCGGCCCTCCCGTTATTATGACCACGCCGTTTTCAACCGCGGCCTTAACCGCATTTTTTTGCGCTTCATCAAGCTCTATGTCGTTTTGCCTCTCATAGCTGGATATTATTTTATCTACGTTTATGATCTCATTTTCGTATCTGTGTCTGGAAATCCTGACAGTCATTTCCGCCACGCTTTCCTCCGCCTTGAAGAGAGGAATCGTGTAGTAAACTCTCTTGTCCTCAATTGTTTCAAGTTTTATATCCCCTTGCAGGACAAGATCTTCAACATTGTCATAGGCGAGATCTTCTGAAATATCCAACACGGAAGCGGATTTATAGACAAGCTCCTCTTCTTCCATATACATGTTTCCATCGTTATAGCAGCTTTGAAGCATATGCTTGATGCCCGCCATCACCCTAAAGGGAGAAAATTGCTCTACGCCCATGCTCATTGCTATTTCATCTGCCAGCTTGAATCCGATTCCCGGGACATCGCGTATCAGCTTGTAGGGGTTTTCCTTGATAACCGATATGGTATTGTCCCGATACACCTTGTACACCCTCATCGCCATGGAAGAGGATATTCCGTACTCCCCAAGAAACATTATGATGTCCATGACCTCTCTGTGCTCGTTGAAGGATTCGCTTATCATGCTGGCGGTTTTTTTGCCTATCCCTTCCACTTCAGTCAGCCTGTCCGGATTGTACCTTATTATATCCAGCACATCTTCCTTGAACCGCTCCACCAGCAGCCTGGCCTTTTTCTCTCCGATGCCTGTTATGAGCCCTGAAGCAAGATATTTTTCCATCCCGGCGACAGTCTCCGGTATCTCCACCTTAAAGCTATGGGCCTTAAGCTGCACGCCAAAAGAGGGGTGCTCGCTCCATGCACCCTTCACTGTTATGTACTCTCCCGGGTTAAGGGTTGGGAAGCTTCCCGTTACCGTTACCAGATTGCCCCCACAGTCTAATTCCATTACGGTAAAATTATTCTGTTCGTTGTGATATATTACGTTTTCTATGTAACCGGACAGTTTTTCCATTTAATAGCTCCAATATTTATTATCTTTTCATTATAACACTACCCGCCCCATGTGATAAGGGGCAAAAAACCCCTCTGCGCAACCTATTAAGGTAATAACGCCAAGGGGCATTTATAATTTCTTATTTAACTATAGATTTCTTAAAGCAACTCCAGCTTAGCAAGTTCTTCTAAATCAACGTCCTCGTCATAATCCACATTGTCAAAATTAAATCCGTTTATCTTCATGAAGTCATCTATAAATCCTTCTATGTCCGTTATCTCTCTTACATTTTCGTTGCTGACGGACTTTAGTATATCTTCAACTTCACTTTGAACCTGTTCGTCCATCTCCAAATTGTCAGGACGCACTCTGCTCTCTTCGTCGGTTATCCGCTCATTGCCGTATATCATTTCCTTAAAGAACCTGTACTTCTGCTCTATTTCCCCTTCGTGGGTTCCGTGCTTTTTCATCACCTTGTAGAGTATCGCACCATATACCGGGAAAATCGGAATGTAAATGCTCGCCTTAGTGACGATGGCCTTGCTTGAAGATATCAGGGCTTCCCCGTTGTACTTCTCTTTTACTATATTGTCAAGCGCTGCCGCTGTCTGCTCTAAATGCTTTTTAGCCTGACCGATGGTGCCGTCTTTGTATATGGGATACGTCGCCGGCGATCCAAGATAGGTATAAGCTATAGTCTTGAAGTCATCAGCTAGAACTCCCGCTTCTGAGAGCATTTCTACCCACATCTGCCAGTCTTCTCCACCCATTACCTTTATGGTATTATTAATTTCTTCTTCAGTAGCAGGTTCCATTATTTCTTCTTTAAGGGAAAGGCTTGTTATATCAATGGAATATCCCCTTACCTCATCGCCAATGCTCTTGAGAACGGATTTATAAGTAACCCCGTCCCTGGGATCAGTTCTTCTGTTTGAAGCCAGACTGTATATTAAAAGATCGATTTTGCCGTATTTCTTCTTTATATAGTCCACCACCACCTCTTTCATCTCAAAAGAAAAGGCATCCCCAACAAAATCCTTGAAAGAAAGGCCCTCTTCCTTTGCAAACTGTTGAAAAAAGATGTTGTTCCACCAACCGGCAGTCCCTGTCCTAGTGGCTCCTCTTGGCTCCATCTCAAATGATACGTTAACGGTGTTGGTCTTGCACCCAAAGCCAAGAGCGATCCTGCTGGCTAAACCGTATCCCGATGACCCTCCTATTATAAGCGCGGTCTTTGGTCCTTTGAACTCTCCGGATTGTTTTACAAACTCAATTTGTCTTCGCACATTTTCCTTGCACCCTAAAGGGTGTACCCTGACGCAGATATTGCTTTTTATCGCAGGTTGTATTATCATTAATGATCCTCCTTGATTATCTTTTTAGGTTGACAATTATTGTTCTTTGTATTATATTTCAAATATACTTTGATTGTCAAAGAATTTGGCACAAAATACGAAGTAATTATTTGGGAGGTACTGTTTTGGACGTTAATGAAATTATATTACTTATTGACCGATTAGAAAAGAGCACAATTGGAGAATTCTATTTAAGGGAAGATGAATTCGAACTAAATATCATAAAAAACAATCCTGAAGACTCTGTTCAAACTATTATAAAAGAGGTTTCACCCTCACAGCTTCAGCAACCTGCACCTTCAGCAGCAGCACAACCAATAGCTCCTGGGACTGCAGATGTCATCCCTGCAGACAATGAGGTTACGGTAAAATCTCCACTGGTAGGGATATACTACGAGTCACCCACACCGGATGCGCCTCCATTTAAAAAGATTGGCGATTACGTAAAGGAAGGCGAGGTAATTTGCATCCTTGAGGCGATGAAGGTATTCAACGAAATCAAAAGCCCCTGTGAAGGCAAGGTGAAATCAGTTATGGTTGCAAACCAGGATATCGTGGAATTCGACCAACCAATAATGGTTATAGAAAGGACGAAGTGATTATGACGCATTTTAACCGTGTCCTGATAGCCAACCGTGGGGAGATAGCAGTCAGGATCATAAGAGCCTGCAAGGAAATGAACATAGAAACCGTGGCAGTGTACTCCACTGCTGACAAAGACAGCCTACATGCTGCGCTTGCCGATTATGCCATATGCATAGGGACGGGATCCCCAAAGGACAGCTACCTTAATTTAGAACGAATCATGAGCACAGCCGTGACCCTGGGTGTTGACGCGATCCATCCCGGATACGGCTTTTTGTCCGAAAACAGCAGGTTCGCAAAGATGTGCGAAGAGTGCGGGATAATCTTTATAGGTCCCGATTCCGATGCCATCTTGAACATGGGCAACAAGTCAACCGCAAGAGAGCTGATGAAAAGCAGTGGGGTTCCAGTAATTCCCGGCTCAGACGGCCTTATCCACGACATGGACCAAGCTTTGGTAGTAGCCAAGGAAATAGGCTTTCCAGTAATAATCAAAGCTTCGATGGGTGGCGGCGGCAAGGGCATGCGGATAGTAAACACCTTTGAAGATTTGTCCAGATTTATCGATCAGGCCAAAAACGAAGCTCAAAACGCCTTTGGAGATTCTTCCATATATATAGAAAAATACATAACCGAATCTCGACATGTGGAGTTTCAAATCCTGGCAGATAAACACGGCAATACAATACACCTCTTCGACAGAGAGTGTTCCATACAAAGGAATAATCAAAAGATGATAGAGGAAGCCCCTTCATCCTACATAAGCGATGTTATGAGAAAAAACATGGGCGACAGTGCAGTATTGGCCGCAAAAGCCATTGACTATAATAGTGCCGGAACAGTGGAGTTCTTGGTGGACAACGACAACAACTATTATTTTATAGAAATGAACACTCGGATACAGGTGGAACATCCCACCACCGAAATGGTTACGGGAATAGACCTTATCAAAGAGCAGATTAAAATAGCCCGTGGTGACAAGCTGACAATAAATCAAGAGGACGTAATCATCAGAGGCCACTCCATAGAATGCAGGATAAACGCCGAGGACCCGGACAACCACTTTGCTCCAAGCGCAGGAACCATAACCGACTTGCACCTTCCTGGAGGAAACGGAGTTAGGGTCGATACCCACCTTTACCCCGGATATAAAATCCCTGTTTATTATGATTCCATGCTATGCAAGATTATTTGCTGGGGCAATGATAGATCTGAGGCCATCCAAAAGATGAAAGTAGCCTTGGACGAACTGGTGGTATCAGGCATCAAGACAAATACAAGTCTCCAAAAGAGAATCCTCAGCCACCCTGATTTTCTTGCAGGAGAATTCAACACAAATTTTGTAAATAAAATAATCGGATAGGTTTGATAAAATGTTTAAATTTTTTGGAAAGCAAAAGAATTTCAGCTCTAGTCAGTTCAAACAAAAAGAGGTTCCGGATAAATTATACAACAAATGCGAGAGCTGCTCCGAAATGGTATATTATCAGGATTTGGAGCAAAACAAGCATGTATGCCCAAAATGCGGACATCATTTCCCCTTAAAAGCGTATGCCCGAATCGAGCTTACTGTAGATTTTGGGACCTTTAGAGAATTTAACAAATTGATGAAAACAAAAAATGTCCTTGAATTCCCCGGCTACGTAGATAAATTGGAAAAAGCCGCAAAACAGTCTGGAATAAAAGAAGCGGTGGTAACAGGCTATGGAGATATCCATGGAAAAAGATGTGTATTATGTGCTATGGATTCCAGTTTCATGATGGGCAGCATGGGAAGCATCGTCGGCGAAAAAATTACCCGGGCTGTTGAAAAATCAATGAAGCACAGACTCCCTCTGGTCATATACTGCGCCTCCGGCGGAGCCAGGATGCAGGAGGGCATCGTGTCTCTCATGCAAATGGCAAAGGTCAGCGCCGCCCTTAAAAAACACTCAGAAATGGGGCTTTTATACGTATGCGTCCTCACCCACCCAACTACCGGTGGCGTGACGGCCAGCTTTGCAATGCTAGGGGATATTATTTTGGCAGAACCTGGAGCTCTCATAGGCTTTGCCGGTCCTAGAGTAATCAAACAGACTATTCGCCAGGAACTGCCTGAAGGTTTCCAAAGCGCCGAGTTCCTGCAGGATCACGGATTCGTGGACAAGGTAGTAAGTAGAAACGACATGCGAAAGACTTTGCACAGGATCCTTAAGATCCATGGAGGTGAATGATATGGATAAAAACAAAATCCTCTTGGATGAAGAACTTCAAAAGGTAAAACACGACCCTTGGGAAAACGTAAATATCGCCAGGTCAAACGAAAGGCCTACTTCCAAGGATTATATCGACACTATTTTCGATCATTTCATAGAGTTTCACGGAGATAGGGCATACGGCGACGACGCTTCCACCATCGGGGGAATCGCAATGCTAAACGACATCCCAGTCACTGTAATAGGTCAGCAAAAAGGCCGTGACCTGGATGAAAACCTGAAGAGAAATTTCGCCATGCCTTATCCTGAAGGCTACAGAAAGGCATTAAGGCTCATGAAACAGGCAGAAAAGTTTAATAGACCTGTCATATGTTTTGTTGACACTCCGGGGGCATACTGCGGACTTGGAGCGGAAGAGCGGGGTCAGGGGCATGCAATTGCCAACAATCTCTTTGAAATATCCGAACTCAAGGTTCCCGTCATAAGCGTGGTAATCGGAGAAGGAGGAAGCGGTGGAGCTTTGGCCCTTAGCGTAGGAGACCAAATATGGATGATGGAATATGCCATCTATTCCATACTCTCTCCGGAAGGCTTTGCCAGCATACTCTGGAAAGACAGCGCCAAAGCAAAGGAAGCGGCGGAGCTCATGAAGCTGACATCTTTTGATCTTTTCAACCTTAATATAGCTGACAAGATAGTTCCGGAGCCTTCCGGTGGCGTTACTATGAAGGGACCCTACCTTGAGTGCATGCAATATCTTAAAGATCTTCTTGTTAGCGAGGTTCGCTCGCTGAAGGCCATGCCGGTAAAAAATCTCTTGAAGAAACGTTATCAAAAGTATAGAAATATCGGTATATAACTTCTGAAAGGAGACACATTTGAAAACTTCAAAAATAATTGCCGTGGGAAAGGCTTTAGCCCAAAAGACTGTAACAAATGATGATTTGTCAGCTTTGGTGGATACCAACGATCAGTGGATAAAAAGCAGAACCGGCATTGAACAAAGACGCATCTCCGTTGATGAATCTACAACGGATTTAGCATACAGAGCATCTTTGGATGCAATGAAAAACGGCAACATTGACCCAAATACGATAGACATGATCATCGTAGCGACAATTTCACCGGACAGCTTTATGCCTTCTACGGCATCAATGCTCCAATACAAGCTGGGCATAAACGACAGACATGTTATGGCATTTGACCTTAACGCAGCTTGTACAGGGCTTATTTACGGAATTCAGACAGCACACAAGTTCATCCAGACGAAAACGGTCAAAAGAGCTCTTGTAGTCGGTGCAGAAACCCTATCCCGAACGCTTAATTGGGAGGATCGAAGCACCTGCGTTCTCTTCGGAGACGGAGCCGGAGCTGTAGTCTTGGAAACATCCGATACAGGAATAATTTCAGATTACACAAATTCCCGAGGAGATGTGGATATGAACCTTGCCCTGCCCGCATTGCCCCTTAGAAGCCCATTCACCGGTGAAAACACTTGCCTTCCTTCCTGGATGAGCATGAACGGCGCTGAAATATTCAAGTTTGCTACCTTCGCGGTAAAAGACAGCGTTGATTATGTACTCAATCAGGCAGACCTTGATATTTCAGACATTAAGTACATCGTTCCCCACCAGGCCAACGAAAGAATAATCGGGAAAGTGGCCAAAGTAATGGGACTTCCCAAAGATAAGTTCTTTATAAACCTGATGGAGCACGGCAACACATCATCGGCAAGCATAGGCATAGCTTTAGCAGAAATGATGGAAAAAGGACTTGTGGCTGCCGGAGACAAAGTGATACTTACCGGCTTTGGGGGTGGACTTACATGGGGAGCCATCTTGCATGAATTCTGATAGTTAGGCTATAATATAGACAGCAGAGGATAATTCCTTTGAAATAAAAAATAAATACTAAATTACGGAGGTAAGAATAATGATTAAAGAAAAAGTAATTGAAATTCTTGTAGATGAACTGGGAGTAGACGCTGAAGAAGTAGTGGAAAGCGCGAATATTCAAGACGATTTAGGAGCTGATTCTTTGGCTATAGTTGAAATCGTAATGGCATTCGAAGACGAATTCGACATCAAGATACCTGAAGAAGATGCTGCAAAAATGATCACAGTAAAAGACATCATCGACTACCTGGAAAAAGAAGTAGGCTAAGAATATGACCAATAGGGAAATCGCTCTGATCTTTCCCGGCCAAGGTGCACAAAGCATCGGCATGGGAAAAGAACTATACGATAATTTCAGTGAAGCCAAGGCCGTTTTTGAAGCAGCCGAAGCTTCACTTCCCTTTAATTTAAGGGAATTATGTTTTGAAGGTCCAAAGGAAAAGCTGGATGTCACGATTTATACCCAGCCATGCCTTTTGACAGCGAGCATCGCTATGCTTGAAGTCTTGAAAGGGCAAGGATTAAAAACTCCCAGATTCCACGCAGGACTCTCCCTTGGAGAATACTCCGCTGTCGTAGCTTCTGAAATCATGCCATTTGAGGATGCGGTCAAGCTGGTCTACAACAGAGGCACATTCATGGAAAATGCGGTTCCAGACGGGAAAGGCACCATGGCTGCCATTATCGGCCTTGATACAAAGCTAATCGAAGAAGCCTGTGTTCAAGCATCCTCTGAGGGCATAGCCCAAATCGCAAACTACAATTACTCAGGCCAGATTGTAATAGGCGGCTCTGTAGAAGCAGTTAACATCGCTATGGACATCTGCAAAGAAAAAGGCGCCAAACGGGTAGTGCCATTAAGCGTATCCGGACCTTTTCACACATCCATGCTTAAAAATGCCGCAGACAACCTGGATTCTTACTTGGAAAACATTGTTTTTAGCCCATGGACCGTTCCGGTGGTTTCCAACTATACAGCGAAACCTTATGACGAAATCGCCAATATAAAAAATCTGTTGG is part of the Alkalibacter saccharofermentans DSM 14828 genome and harbors:
- a CDS encoding ATP-dependent RecD-like DNA helicase yields the protein MEKLSGYIENVIYHNEQNNFTVMELDCGGNLVTVTGSFPTLNPGEYITVKGAWSEHPSFGVQLKAHSFKVEIPETVAGMEKYLASGLITGIGEKKARLLVERFKEDVLDIIRYNPDRLTEVEGIGKKTASMISESFNEHREVMDIIMFLGEYGISSSMAMRVYKVYRDNTISVIKENPYKLIRDVPGIGFKLADEIAMSMGVEQFSPFRVMAGIKHMLQSCYNDGNMYMEEEELVYKSASVLDISEDLAYDNVEDLVLQGDIKLETIEDKRVYYTIPLFKAEESVAEMTVRISRHRYENEIINVDKIISSYERQNDIELDEAQKNAVKAAVENGVVIITGGPGTGKTTIIKCILEIFQQLDYDIALAAPTGRAAKRMSEATGFEAKTIHRMLEFGYSENEAEQTFDKNEENPLEYDVVIVDEASMIDILLMNHLLKAIRLGTRLILVGDINQLPSVGPGNVLKDIIDSNQVSLVVLNKIFRQAQESMIVVNAHKINNGEMPMVNDKEKDFYFINCNTGEKVRKTILDICTHRLKNYNGYDFFEDIQVVTPMKKGAAGINELNKLLQLNLNPPSPDKEERTFMSTVYREGDKVMQIKNNYNIEWLDLNTQEEGQGVFNGDIGIIKKINQQGKNATVIFDDDKQVIYSFEQMDELILSYAITVHKSQGSEFKVVVMPVFQGPRMLLNRNLLYTAITRGKELVVLVGHRTYLKAMIENINTVMRKTGLRDRIRAHAIMED
- a CDS encoding ComF family protein, whose product is MLDILKEALFLENGRCPVCKRVLFFTEDHLCSKCVKGLEEVAGKVQGDDWENTSIEKVYAPYLYEGSIKDIVHLMKFGNRPGLCAFMGELVGEHISGFGHPDFEVIIPVPLHENSLKERGYNQSEMMAKGIFQKVSQISYPSPELDLKALVKVKDTLHQRDLNKSERLVNLKDAFEIKNPEAVRGRRVLLVDDVFTTGATVRACSKELLKAGAVKVSVGVLAGVEK
- the fabD gene encoding ACP S-malonyltransferase yields the protein MTNREIALIFPGQGAQSIGMGKELYDNFSEAKAVFEAAEASLPFNLRELCFEGPKEKLDVTIYTQPCLLTASIAMLEVLKGQGLKTPRFHAGLSLGEYSAVVASEIMPFEDAVKLVYNRGTFMENAVPDGKGTMAAIIGLDTKLIEEACVQASSEGIAQIANYNYSGQIVIGGSVEAVNIAMDICKEKGAKRVVPLSVSGPFHTSMLKNAADNLDSYLENIVFSPWTVPVVSNYTAKPYDEIANIKNLLVKQVISPVQWEKSVEYMISQGVDTFIEVGPGKTLSNFVKRIDKKVTILNVEDVKSLEKTLKTLEE
- the accC gene encoding acetyl-CoA carboxylase biotin carboxylase subunit, whose product is MTHFNRVLIANRGEIAVRIIRACKEMNIETVAVYSTADKDSLHAALADYAICIGTGSPKDSYLNLERIMSTAVTLGVDAIHPGYGFLSENSRFAKMCEECGIIFIGPDSDAILNMGNKSTARELMKSSGVPVIPGSDGLIHDMDQALVVAKEIGFPVIIKASMGGGGKGMRIVNTFEDLSRFIDQAKNEAQNAFGDSSIYIEKYITESRHVEFQILADKHGNTIHLFDRECSIQRNNQKMIEEAPSSYISDVMRKNMGDSAVLAAKAIDYNSAGTVEFLVDNDNNYYFIEMNTRIQVEHPTTEMVTGIDLIKEQIKIARGDKLTINQEDVIIRGHSIECRINAEDPDNHFAPSAGTITDLHLPGGNGVRVDTHLYPGYKIPVYYDSMLCKIICWGNDRSEAIQKMKVALDELVVSGIKTNTSLQKRILSHPDFLAGEFNTNFVNKIIG
- the acpP gene encoding acyl carrier protein yields the protein MIKEKVIEILVDELGVDAEEVVESANIQDDLGADSLAIVEIVMAFEDEFDIKIPEEDAAKMITVKDIIDYLEKEVG
- a CDS encoding beta-ketoacyl-ACP synthase III; this encodes MKTSKIIAVGKALAQKTVTNDDLSALVDTNDQWIKSRTGIEQRRISVDESTTDLAYRASLDAMKNGNIDPNTIDMIIVATISPDSFMPSTASMLQYKLGINDRHVMAFDLNAACTGLIYGIQTAHKFIQTKTVKRALVVGAETLSRTLNWEDRSTCVLFGDGAGAVVLETSDTGIISDYTNSRGDVDMNLALPALPLRSPFTGENTCLPSWMSMNGAEIFKFATFAVKDSVDYVLNQADLDISDIKYIVPHQANERIIGKVAKVMGLPKDKFFINLMEHGNTSSASIGIALAEMMEKGLVAAGDKVILTGFGGGLTWGAILHEF
- the accD gene encoding acetyl-CoA carboxylase, carboxyltransferase subunit beta, with amino-acid sequence MFKFFGKQKNFSSSQFKQKEVPDKLYNKCESCSEMVYYQDLEQNKHVCPKCGHHFPLKAYARIELTVDFGTFREFNKLMKTKNVLEFPGYVDKLEKAAKQSGIKEAVVTGYGDIHGKRCVLCAMDSSFMMGSMGSIVGEKITRAVEKSMKHRLPLVIYCASGGARMQEGIVSLMQMAKVSAALKKHSEMGLLYVCVLTHPTTGGVTASFAMLGDIILAEPGALIGFAGPRVIKQTIRQELPEGFQSAEFLQDHGFVDKVVSRNDMRKTLHRILKIHGGE
- the accB gene encoding acetyl-CoA carboxylase biotin carboxyl carrier protein, yielding MDVNEIILLIDRLEKSTIGEFYLREDEFELNIIKNNPEDSVQTIIKEVSPSQLQQPAPSAAAQPIAPGTADVIPADNEVTVKSPLVGIYYESPTPDAPPFKKIGDYVKEGEVICILEAMKVFNEIKSPCEGKVKSVMVANQDIVEFDQPIMVIERTK
- the fabV gene encoding enoyl-ACP reductase FabV, coding for MIIQPAIKSNICVRVHPLGCKENVRRQIEFVKQSGEFKGPKTALIIGGSSGYGLASRIALGFGCKTNTVNVSFEMEPRGATRTGTAGWWNNIFFQQFAKEEGLSFKDFVGDAFSFEMKEVVVDYIKKKYGKIDLLIYSLASNRRTDPRDGVTYKSVLKSIGDEVRGYSIDITSLSLKEEIMEPATEEEINNTIKVMGGEDWQMWVEMLSEAGVLADDFKTIAYTYLGSPATYPIYKDGTIGQAKKHLEQTAAALDNIVKEKYNGEALISSSKAIVTKASIYIPIFPVYGAILYKVMKKHGTHEGEIEQKYRFFKEMIYGNERITDEESRVRPDNLEMDEQVQSEVEDILKSVSNENVREITDIEGFIDDFMKINGFNFDNVDYDEDVDLEELAKLELL
- a CDS encoding acetyl-CoA carboxylase carboxyltransferase subunit alpha, producing MDKNKILLDEELQKVKHDPWENVNIARSNERPTSKDYIDTIFDHFIEFHGDRAYGDDASTIGGIAMLNDIPVTVIGQQKGRDLDENLKRNFAMPYPEGYRKALRLMKQAEKFNRPVICFVDTPGAYCGLGAEERGQGHAIANNLFEISELKVPVISVVIGEGGSGGALALSVGDQIWMMEYAIYSILSPEGFASILWKDSAKAKEAAELMKLTSFDLFNLNIADKIVPEPSGGVTMKGPYLECMQYLKDLLVSEVRSLKAMPVKNLLKKRYQKYRNIGI